A window of Procambarus clarkii isolate CNS0578487 chromosome 69, FALCON_Pclarkii_2.0, whole genome shotgun sequence contains these coding sequences:
- the LOC123772253 gene encoding abnormal spindle-like microcephaly-associated protein homolog gives MLQTDYHASIMLQTDHHASIMLQTNHHASIMLQTDHYHASIMLQTNHHASIMLQTGHHASIMFQTNHHASIMLQTAHHASIMLQTNHHASIMLQTDHHHASIMLQTDYHASIMLQTDHHASIMLQTNHHASIMLQTDHYHASIMLQTNHHASIMLQTNDHASIMLQTGHHASIMLQTNHHASIMLQTAHHASIMLQTNHHASIMLQTYRHASIMLQTDHHASIMLQTNHHASIMLQTGHHASIMLQTIIMLL, from the coding sequence ATGCTTCAGACTGATTATCATGCTTCTATAATGCTCCAGACTGATCATCATGCTTCTATAATGCTCCAGACTAATCATCATGCTTCTATAATGCTCCAGACTGATCATTATCATGCTTCTATAATGCTCCAGACTAATCATCATGCTTCTATAATGCTCCAGACTGGTCACCACGCTTCTATAATGTTCCAGACTAATCATCATGCTTCTATAATGCTCCAGACTGCTCACCACGCGTCTATAATGCTCCAGACTAATCATCATGCTTCTATAATGCTCCAGACTGATCATCATCACGCTTCTATAATGCTCCAGACTGATTATCATGCTTCTATAATGCTCCAGACTGATCATCATGCTTCTATAATGCTCCAGACTAATCATCATGCTTCTATAATGCTCCAGACTGATCATTATCATGCTTCTATAATGCTCCAGACTAATCATCATGCTTCTATAATGCTCCAGACTAATGATCATGCTTCTATAATGCTCCAGACTGGTCACCACGCTTCTATAATGCTCCAGACTAATCATCATGCTTCTATTATGCTCCAGACTGCTCACCACGCTTCTATAATGCTCCAGACTAATCATCATGCTTCTATAATGCTCCAGACTTATCGCCACGCTTCTATAATGCTCCAGACTGATCACCACGCTTCTATAATGCTCCAGACTAATCATCATGCTTCTATAATGCTCCAGACTGGTCACCACGCTTCTATAATGCTCCAGACGATCATCATGCTTTTATAA